The following proteins come from a genomic window of Metarhizium brunneum chromosome 2, complete sequence:
- the SLD2 gene encoding DNA replication regulator SLD2, giving the protein MDDETRSRYESKAKDLRTELKAWESEWAQAHGGSKPGRQDIKDNPDIAQKYKDYNKARDILSGKQPPPAKSEPKPKKRQPDPILTETPLKRTKYAQTPSKQRTHDEDLMNTPAISRKLFSPAPVTSLGPTPQRDGRVLGLFDLLVEKELGTPSKKDTSKPSGTPGRSRGNVQSTPSKRTGSYDHESSTRLGRTPMSSSKRNVLNTFATPMKNRRGSLDAKTPSSVSKLQFDTPAFLKRHSLPAVDENAMFADPSPLRLPRKPLVRGLSEIVASLRKVEDDVLDDDDDLDALRAAENDDTDIRRPTSPSLGTRQASDPAAVSTPAIMEDSQRPALLGGFDDENMYDSPVEDAVDHNGNPLPVYKKKGQKRTTRKVNIKPTRIKRPENTPKDGNGDEDGEDVIPETQLINGPDADFADVASGSDFENEEPAKSTDKPAKATKKEGAVKKVARKVNELAHANFHRLKLRNNGAKGGPGYNSRFRRRR; this is encoded by the exons ATGGACGACGAGACTAGATCTCGGTACGaaagcaaagcaaaggaTCTGAGAACGGAGCTGAAAGCTTGGGAGAGCGAGTGGGCACAAGCACACGGCGGGAGCAAGCCTGGGCGACAAGACATCAAGGACAATCCCGATATTG CACAGAAATACAAAGACTACAACAAAGCCCGCGACATTCTCTCCGGAAAGCAGCCACCACCGGCAAAATCAGAACCGAAACCCAAGAAGCGGCAACCAGATCCAATTCTTACAGAGACGCCACTTAAACGAACCAAGTATGCTCAAACACCATCCAAGCAACGAACTCACGATGAAGACTTGATGAATACACCCGCTATATCAAGAAAGCTATTCAGCCCTGCACCAGTAACATCCCTCGGTCCCACCCCTCAGCGTGACGGCCGCGTCCTAGGTCTGTTTGATCTTTTAGTTGAGAAAGAGCTTGGCACACCATCAAAGAAGGACACATCCAAACCATCCGGTACACCAGGTCGATCTCGTGGTAATGTTCAGTCTACGCCTAGCAAGCGGACTGGCTCCTACGACCACGAAAGTAGCACCAGGCTCGGCAGAACGCCCATGTCCTCGAGTAAGAGAAACGTGTTGAATACGTTTGCGACGCCAATGAAGAACCGACGGGGCAGTCTAGATGCCAAGACACCATCATCCGTATCCAAGCTGCAATTCGATACACCTGCTTTCTTGAAGAGACACTCCCTGCCCGCAGTCGACGAGAATGCCATGTTTGCCGACCCATCGCCACTCCGACTACCGAGAAAGCCGCTTGTTCGGGGATTGAGTGAAATTGTAGCTAGCCTAAGGAAAGTAGAGGATGAtgtgctcgacgacgacgacgatctGGATGCTCTTCGGGCAGCGGAGAATGACGATACGGATATCCGTCGGCCAACGTCTCCATCGCTGGGCACGCGACAAGCATCGGATCCCGCGGCAGTATCCACCCCAGCAATTATGGAAGATAGCCAACGACCAGCATTGTTAGGAGGATTTGACGACGAAAACATGTACGACAGTCCGGTTGAAGACGCCGTCGACCACAATGGCAACCCTTTGCCGGTATACAAGAAGAAAGGACAAAAGAGAACAACGCGCAAGGTCAATATTAAGCCAACACGGATCAAAAGGCCAGAGAACACTCCCAAGGATGGAaatggcgatgaagatggagaggACGTGATCCCAGAAACGCAACTCATCAATGGTCCCGACGCAGATTTCGCGGACGTCGCATCAGGTAGTGATTTTGAAAACGAAGAGCCGGCCAAATCGACAGATAAGCCAGCAAAGGCGACTAAGAAAGAAGGGGCCGTGAAAAAGGTAGCAAGGAAGGTGAATGAGCTTGCTCACGCCAATTTCCACCGGCTGAAATTGAGGAATAACGGGGCCAAGGGAGGGCCAGGTTATAATAGCAGGTTTCGGCGTCGACGATAG